From a region of the Nocardioides ginsengisegetis genome:
- a CDS encoding methylmalonyl-CoA mutase family protein has product MTDDSAVEGGLAEPTELEPDQGSLRLASPEDDWSVTDWERSTAAVLRKSRRMTDEDPDDLVWQKLTRTTLDGIAVTPLGTPDLLQDLQTSGRPERSGDWDIRAHLSGADAKAANEAALVDLNGGVSSLWLTVDADTDLRTLLNEVLLDLAPVVLDAPSAPLVAAGALLSLLKERGTTPAPGTNLGADAGADEAELVAVARLALDAGVLGVVVDATKVHDRGASDAQELAHSLVAGVRVLRALTDAGISAEDAAGLVEFRYAATAEQFPTIAKLRAARRLWARVLELSEVSAGSTTGSGGRVQRQHAVTSRPMMSKYDPWVNMLRTTVAAFAAGVGGADAVTVLPFDSPLGVPDAFGRRIARNTSALLISESHVATVADPAGGSYAVEKLTDDLARAAWEIFGRLEDGESLDAMVEQTVARREQEIARRKRPITGVTEFPNLGETLPERPADTMAPNVRRYGASFEALRDEPIAQHVFLATLGPIAAHTARATFASNLLAAGGIAVDVAGATADVAELVAAYAGQPVVCLAGSDAAYAEWGAEAAAALRGAGATHVVIAGKPTDYADDAAAMGVDALDFLTRTRGHLQ; this is encoded by the coding sequence ATGACTGACGACTCCGCCGTCGAGGGCGGCCTCGCCGAGCCCACGGAGCTCGAGCCCGACCAGGGTTCGCTCCGGCTCGCGTCGCCCGAGGACGACTGGTCCGTCACCGACTGGGAGCGCAGCACCGCCGCGGTGCTGCGCAAGTCGCGACGGATGACCGACGAGGACCCCGACGACCTGGTCTGGCAGAAGCTGACCCGCACGACGCTGGACGGCATCGCCGTCACCCCGCTCGGGACCCCGGACCTGCTGCAGGACCTGCAGACCTCCGGACGCCCCGAGCGCAGCGGGGACTGGGACATCCGCGCCCACCTCTCGGGTGCGGACGCCAAGGCGGCCAACGAGGCGGCGCTGGTCGACCTCAACGGCGGGGTCTCCTCGCTGTGGCTCACGGTCGACGCCGACACCGACCTCAGGACGCTGCTCAACGAGGTCCTGCTCGACCTCGCGCCGGTCGTCCTCGACGCGCCGTCGGCGCCGCTCGTCGCGGCCGGGGCCCTGCTCTCGCTGCTCAAGGAGCGCGGCACCACGCCGGCTCCGGGCACCAACCTCGGCGCCGACGCCGGGGCGGACGAGGCCGAGCTGGTCGCCGTCGCCCGCCTGGCCCTCGACGCCGGCGTGCTCGGGGTCGTCGTCGACGCCACCAAGGTCCACGACCGCGGGGCCTCGGACGCCCAGGAGCTCGCGCACTCGCTGGTGGCGGGCGTGCGGGTGCTGCGGGCCCTGACCGACGCCGGGATCTCGGCCGAGGACGCCGCCGGCCTGGTCGAGTTCCGCTACGCCGCCACGGCCGAGCAGTTCCCCACGATCGCCAAGCTGCGCGCGGCCCGGCGCCTCTGGGCGCGGGTGCTCGAGCTCAGCGAGGTCTCGGCAGGCTCGACCACCGGCTCGGGCGGGCGGGTGCAGCGGCAGCACGCGGTGACCAGCCGCCCGATGATGAGCAAGTACGACCCCTGGGTCAACATGCTCCGCACCACCGTCGCCGCGTTCGCCGCAGGCGTCGGGGGAGCGGACGCCGTCACCGTGCTGCCCTTCGACAGCCCCCTGGGCGTGCCCGACGCGTTCGGCCGCCGGATCGCGCGCAACACCAGCGCACTGCTGATCTCGGAGTCCCACGTCGCCACGGTCGCCGACCCGGCCGGCGGCTCCTACGCCGTCGAGAAGCTCACCGACGACCTGGCCCGCGCGGCCTGGGAGATCTTCGGGCGCCTGGAGGACGGTGAGTCCCTCGACGCGATGGTCGAGCAGACCGTCGCCCGCCGCGAGCAGGAGATCGCCCGCCGCAAGCGCCCGATCACCGGCGTCACCGAGTTCCCCAACCTCGGCGAGACGCTCCCCGAGCGGCCCGCCGACACCATGGCGCCGAACGTCCGCCGCTACGGCGCGAGCTTCGAGGCGCTGCGCGACGAGCCGATCGCCCAGCACGTCTTCCTGGCCACCCTCGGCCCGATCGCGGCCCACACCGCCCGCGCGACCTTCGCGTCCAACCTGCTGGCCGCCGGCGGCATCGCCGTCGACGTCGCCGGCGCGACCGCCGACGTGGCCGAGCTCGTGGCGGCGTACGCCGGACAGCCGGTCGTGTGCCTGGCCGGCAGCGACGCGGCGTACGCCGAGTGGGGCGCCGAGGCCGCCGCCGCGCTGCGCGGTGCCGGGGCCACCCACGTGGTGATCGCCGGCAAGCCGACCGACTACGCGGACGACGCGGCCGCCATGGGCGTGGACGCCCTCGACTTCCTGACCCGCACGAGGGGACACCTGCAGTGA
- the meaB gene encoding methylmalonyl Co-A mutase-associated GTPase MeaB, with amino-acid sequence MTDDKVAGLVEGIRAGRRAAVSQAITLVESSSAKHREQARALLTELSTAATSRDVVRVGISGVPGVGKSTFIEALGSRLTAAGHRVGVLAVDPSSVRTGGSVLGDKTRMARLAADPNAFIRPSPSAGTLGGVARATVQAMTVLEAASYDVVLVETVGVGQSEVTVAGMVDTFLFLTLARTGDQLQGIKKGILELADVIAVNKADGDREQEARAAARELAGALRLVRGKGEWAPPVVTCSGLNDVGVDDLWERVIAHREHLGAEGLHDKRARQQLEFTWALVRDELAQRLRDSPGVRAIRDEVRDGVLAGELPATVAADRILAAYDTGGTSR; translated from the coding sequence ATGACTGACGACAAGGTCGCCGGCCTCGTCGAGGGCATCCGGGCGGGGCGGCGCGCCGCCGTGTCCCAGGCGATCACGCTCGTGGAGTCCTCGAGCGCGAAGCACCGGGAGCAGGCACGCGCGCTGCTCACCGAGCTGAGCACCGCCGCGACGTCGCGGGACGTCGTGCGGGTCGGGATCTCCGGCGTGCCCGGCGTCGGGAAGTCGACGTTCATCGAGGCGCTCGGCTCGCGGCTGACCGCCGCCGGGCACCGGGTCGGCGTGCTCGCGGTCGACCCGTCCAGCGTGCGCACCGGCGGCTCCGTGCTCGGCGACAAGACCCGGATGGCTCGGCTCGCCGCCGACCCGAACGCCTTCATCAGGCCGTCGCCGTCGGCCGGCACCCTCGGCGGCGTCGCCCGCGCGACCGTGCAGGCGATGACGGTCCTCGAGGCGGCGTCGTACGACGTGGTGCTGGTCGAGACCGTCGGCGTCGGCCAGTCCGAGGTCACCGTCGCCGGGATGGTCGACACGTTCCTCTTCCTCACCCTCGCGCGCACCGGCGACCAGCTCCAGGGCATCAAGAAGGGCATCCTCGAGCTCGCCGACGTGATCGCGGTCAACAAGGCGGACGGTGACCGCGAGCAGGAGGCCCGCGCCGCGGCCCGCGAGCTGGCCGGCGCGCTGCGTCTCGTGCGCGGCAAGGGGGAGTGGGCGCCACCGGTCGTCACCTGCTCCGGGCTCAACGACGTCGGGGTGGACGACCTCTGGGAGCGCGTCATCGCGCACCGCGAGCACCTCGGGGCCGAGGGGCTGCACGACAAGCGGGCCCGCCAGCAGCTGGAGTTCACCTGGGCGCTGGTCCGCGACGAGCTCGCCCAGCGGCTCCGCGACTCCCCGGGTGTGCGCGCGATCCGCGACGAGGTGCGCGACGGCGTCCTGGCGGGGGAGCTGCCCGCCACGGTCGCCGCCGACCGGATCCTCGCGGCCTACGACACCGGCGGCACCAGCCGGTAG
- the scpA gene encoding methylmalonyl-CoA mutase: protein MGFETGAGAPSSTNDGSGQAWTSPEGIDILPVYGPEHLEGLDALDTFPGLSPFLRGPYPTMYTTQPWTIRQYAGFSTAEESNAFYRRNLAAGQKGLSVAFDLATHRGYDSDHPRVRGDVGMAGVAIDSIYDTRTLFDGIPLDEMSVSMTMNGAVLPVLALYIAAAEEQGVKPEQLAGTIQNDILKEFMVRNTYIYPPAPSMRIISDIFSYTAAKMPRFNSISISGYHIQEAGATADLELAYTLADGVEYIRAGLDTGMTIDQFAPRLSFFWAIGMNFFMEVAKMRAARALWARLVRDFEPQNPKSLSLRTHSQTSGWSLTAQDVFNNVGRTAIEAMAATQGHTQSLHTNALDEAIALPTDFSARIARNTQLMLQQESGTTGTIDPWAGSYYVERLTHDLAERAWAHIQEAEQAGGMAKAIEQGIPKMRIEEAAARTQARIDSGTQKVIGVNTYRLAAEDKLEVLKVDNDDVYRQQVAKLERLRAERNDDDVRRALEALTNSADRGAVSTGSTTGASLDGNLLALAVDAARAKATVGEISDALEKVYGRHQATIRTISGVFRDEAGSAGSTLVQQVLDATDEFAEAEGRRPRILVAKMGQDGHDRGQKVVVSAFADMGFDVDVGPLFSTPEEVAQQAVDADVHIVGVSSLAAGHLTLLPALKAALEEQGRPDIMVVIGGVIPPDDVPTLQEMGAAAVFLPGTVIAESALDLLAKLREQLRH from the coding sequence CTGGGTTTCGAGACAGGCGCTGGCGCGCCTTCCTCAACCAACGATGGCAGTGGGCAGGCGTGGACGAGCCCGGAGGGGATCGACATCCTCCCGGTCTACGGCCCCGAGCACCTCGAGGGCCTGGACGCCCTGGACACCTTCCCGGGCCTGAGCCCGTTCCTGCGCGGGCCCTACCCGACGATGTACACCACGCAGCCCTGGACGATCCGCCAGTACGCCGGCTTCAGCACCGCCGAGGAGTCCAACGCGTTCTACCGGCGCAACCTCGCGGCCGGCCAGAAGGGCCTGAGCGTCGCCTTCGACCTCGCGACCCACCGCGGCTACGACTCCGACCACCCGCGGGTCCGCGGCGACGTCGGCATGGCCGGCGTGGCGATCGACTCGATCTACGACACCCGCACCCTCTTCGACGGCATCCCGCTCGACGAGATGTCGGTGTCGATGACCATGAACGGCGCGGTCCTGCCCGTGCTGGCGCTCTACATCGCGGCGGCCGAGGAGCAGGGGGTGAAGCCGGAACAGCTCGCGGGGACGATCCAGAACGACATCCTCAAGGAGTTCATGGTCCGCAACACCTACATCTACCCGCCGGCGCCGTCGATGCGGATCATCTCCGACATCTTCAGCTACACCGCCGCGAAGATGCCGCGCTTCAACTCCATCTCGATCTCCGGCTACCACATCCAGGAGGCCGGAGCCACGGCCGACCTGGAGCTGGCCTACACGCTGGCCGACGGCGTCGAGTACATCCGCGCGGGCCTGGACACCGGCATGACGATCGACCAGTTCGCGCCGCGGCTGTCGTTCTTCTGGGCGATCGGCATGAACTTCTTCATGGAGGTCGCCAAGATGCGCGCCGCTCGCGCCCTGTGGGCCCGGCTGGTGCGCGACTTCGAGCCGCAGAACCCCAAGTCGCTCAGCCTGCGCACCCACAGCCAGACCTCGGGCTGGTCGCTGACGGCCCAGGACGTCTTCAACAACGTGGGCCGCACCGCGATCGAGGCGATGGCCGCGACCCAGGGCCACACCCAGTCGCTGCACACCAACGCCCTCGACGAGGCGATCGCGCTGCCGACCGACTTCTCGGCGCGGATCGCCCGCAACACCCAGCTCATGCTCCAGCAGGAGAGCGGCACCACCGGGACGATCGACCCGTGGGCCGGCTCCTACTACGTCGAGCGCCTGACCCACGACCTCGCCGAGCGTGCCTGGGCCCACATCCAGGAGGCCGAGCAGGCCGGCGGCATGGCCAAGGCGATCGAGCAGGGCATCCCCAAGATGCGCATCGAGGAGGCCGCGGCCCGCACCCAGGCCCGGATCGACTCCGGCACGCAGAAGGTCATCGGCGTCAACACCTACCGGCTCGCCGCCGAGGACAAGCTCGAGGTCCTCAAGGTCGACAACGACGACGTCTACCGCCAGCAGGTCGCCAAGCTCGAGCGGCTGCGGGCCGAGCGCAACGACGACGACGTCCGCCGCGCGCTGGAGGCGTTGACCAACTCCGCCGACCGCGGCGCGGTCTCGACAGGCTCGACCACCGGGGCGTCCCTCGACGGCAACCTGCTCGCCCTGGCCGTCGACGCGGCCCGTGCGAAGGCCACCGTCGGTGAGATCTCCGACGCGCTGGAGAAGGTCTACGGCCGCCACCAGGCCACGATCCGTACGATCAGCGGCGTGTTCAGGGACGAGGCGGGATCCGCGGGCAGCACGCTGGTGCAGCAGGTCCTCGACGCCACCGACGAGTTCGCCGAGGCCGAGGGCCGCCGGCCGCGCATCCTGGTCGCCAAGATGGGCCAGGACGGCCACGACCGCGGCCAGAAGGTCGTGGTCTCCGCCTTCGCCGACATGGGCTTCGACGTCGACGTGGGCCCGCTGTTCTCCACGCCCGAGGAGGTCGCGCAGCAGGCGGTCGACGCCGACGTCCACATCGTCGGTGTCTCCTCGCTCGCCGCGGGCCACCTCACGCTGCTCCCCGCGCTGAAGGCGGCGCTGGAGGAGCAGGGCCGTCCCGACATCATGGTCGTGATCGGTGGCGTGATCCCGCCCGACGACGTCCCGACGCTGCAGGAGATGGGTGCGGCCGCGGTCTTCCTGCCCGGCACGGTCATCGCCGAGTCCGCGCTCGACCTCCTGGCCAAGCTGCGGGAGCAGCTCCGTCACTGA